The genome window TGAGCATCGTTCTTGTCACGATATTCGGTTCTTCCCAACACCGTATTGTATCTGAACTCATAATAGGAGGATAGATAGGTTTCTATCTCTGCGTTTTTGGACGAGCTACTCTTGCGATTGTGATTTCGCCTGTCGTTTATATTGCCTGCATCTGCTTCTCTTTTCATTATTCCCTTGAATTGGTTGCCAAGAGTGAAGTTAGGGTGAGAATGCGTAACTTCCAAGCATTCAGAAACTTCTTACATAATGTTGCATCCGTCTGCTGCTAAATTCTTAGGGAAGCAAGTCAAAAAGAAGAGCATTTATCGCCTCATTAAGCAAAAATCGGATAGTCAGAAGAAAAGGTTGGCTGGAATATCGATGTCGTTGTTTGCTTTCATATGCAGTCGTTTGCTTTGATTATCTTGTTAGCCTCATTTGGGTAGTAACGAGAATATCAATCTGTCTCTTTTGTCCCAGTCATAGCGCCACAAGCTGCCAGTTGAATGAAAAGTGATGGAATAAGAAATGTCCTATCTTAATTTTGCAATGAAAGAAAAACATAGGGGGCAGGAAAACGCAAACGCGAACTGATGAAGTGGATTGCTCTTTTTCTTATTGTTCCCGATACTTCCCTGCTATTCCCTGCTGCTTTGAGAGGCCTACATACACCATTATCTTTGCCGATGGAAACAGGAAAAACTAGAAACAACAAACAATAAAACAAGATAAGATTATGAACTATTACATCATTACAGAAACCCAATTGGGCAAAGCTGCGAGATGAAATCTTGAGCCTTGCAGAATGTTGCCACAAAGCATTCGGAGAAAAGAGCAAACACACCGACTGGCTGCACAACGGAGATGTGTGTAGGCTGTTGGACATCAGCAAGCGCACCTTGCAGCATTACCACGATACGGGCGTGCTGCCGTTTACGCAAATCGGGCACAAGTGCTATTACAGGCGTGAGGATGTGGAACAGCTGCTCCTTGCAAGAACAGACAAACCTAAAAACAACAGTATATGATGGAAATGGCAAAAGATTTGAACATGGAGAGCGATGAGATGCAGCTGGTTGTCTCGGCACTAAGAGGTGTGAAAAAAAGAATTGTGGAAGTGGCAGAAACGCACAAGCCGATCTTTTCCGGAGAACTTTTCCTTACGGGTAAGGAAGTGTGCGAGCGGCTGTATATCAGTCCCCGTACCTTGCAGGACTATCGCGACCGAAAGGTTATCCCCTACACGCAGATTGCAGGGAAAATCCTCTATAAGGCTTCGGATTTGGAAAAGATGTTGGAGGAGAATTATAAGTGAGGGGATTGATTTTATATAACTGAAAATCTTCATATTCTATTTCACAATATGAGACCTCTGCAAAACCTCATATAGATAGCGAAATCATAAATATAACTCATTGATTATCAATAGTAGCTTTTAGGTGTAAAAAGACTTTTGCAGAGGTCTCAATATGTTGTTTGACTTATAAAATAAATTTAGACATTCAACACATATAAGTGTTTATTGCAAAATACTTATTTTTGGGTATTGCGGTGTTTTTATATCTTTACTACTTTTGCAAAATAAACATTGCAGTTATGCGAATACACAATATTTATATAGTAAGAGCGCAAATAGGCTCGTTCAATAAATCGCACCGTTCGATTACGAAACGGTGCGATTTTTTATGAACAAAACAGAACTTGGTTCATTATTTAAAGTTTTCATAGGCGTATGCAGACACTGAAAGACGACATTCGGCAGCGTATCGTTGCCGTAGCGCGCGAGGAATTCATCGCTCACGGCGCACGCAGCACGTCTATCCGCACGGTGGCGCGGCGTGCAGGCATTGCTGCGGGCAACGTGTACAACTACTTCCGCAGCAAGGACGAGCTGTTCTGCGAGGTGTTGCGGCCACTGCTCAACGAGCTGAACCGCTACATTCTGTCGCACAACGAGGAGCGGCACCTTAGCATAGAGGTGTTCGACGCACTCGATTTTCAGAACGAATACATCGGCGCAATGAAGCGAATGGTGAGGCTTTACCGCCTCGAGCTGCGCCTGTTGCTGTTCAATGCCGAAGGCACATCGCTTGCAGGGTACAAGGAGAGAATAGCCGAGCACCAGCTGAAAGCTGGTAAGGAATACCTGCGACTGATGAAAGCGCGCTATCCGCACATCAACATCGACATATCGCCCTTCTTCCTGCACATTGCGAGTTCTATGTGGGTGAACATCTTCTGCGAACTTGTGGAGCACGAGGAGTACGACGAAAGCGAGGTGAACCGTGCGCTCGAGCAGTATGCCGCTTACAGTATGGCAGGGTGGAGAGAACTGATGAAACCGTAGAAATAACAACCTTTTAACATATATAGAAGAAGATGATAAGAATACTGAAACGCTTAGGACGTTACATGGGAGGGCGCAAGCCGTTGCTGCCCTGCTCGGTTGTGCTGTCGGCAGTGAACGGACTGCTGTCGCTCGTACCCTTTATTTTCCTGTGGTTGGTGGTGCGCACGCTGCTCACTGCCGACGGAAACCTTGCCGATACGCCCGTATGGGACTATGCCATTGCGGCGTTCGTGGTGTCGGTGGCGAATGTTCTGCTCTATTTCGCCGCCCTCATGCTCTCGCATCTTTCCGCTTTCCGCATCGAAACCAATATGCGGCGCACTGCCATGGAGCGGCTGATGCGGGTTCCGTTGGGCTTTTTCGACACGCAGAACACGGGGCGCATGCGCAAGATAATAGACGAAGATTCGAGCCAGACCCACACTTTCGTGGCACACATACTGCCCGATGTGGCAGGCAGCGTGGTGGCTCCGATAGGCATTATAATACTTCTGCTTGCCGTAGACTGGCAGTTGGGCATTGCCGCAATGGTGCCGATAGTGTGCGCCTTCGGCATCATGGGCTACATGATGAACCCTAAGAACAACGATTTCCAGTGTATGTACCTCGACGCACAGGAGAAAATGAGTGCCGAAGCCGTGGAATACGTGCGCGGAATACCCGTCGTGAAGGTCTTCCAACAGACGGTGTTCTCGTTCAAACGCTTTCACGACAGCATCATCAACTACCGCGACCTCGTCATCAGATACACCCTTCTGTGGCGCACGCCCATGTCTGCCTACACCATAGCCATCAATGCTTTCGCCTTTCTGCTTGTGCCTACGGGCATCATACTGATAGGGCACGGCGGCGAGACTGCCATCATCGTTTCCGATATGGTGCTGTATGTGCTCATCGCACCCATCATTGCAGCCAACGTGATGAAAGCCATGCACCTCAGTCAGAACCTCTTTCTGGCAAACGAAGCGGTAGACCGATTGGAGAAACTCACCGCCACGCCACCGCTTCCAGAGAGTTCCGAGCCCGAGAAAGCGTCAGCCTTCGACGTCAGCCTGCGCAATGTGTCGTTCCGATACGAAGTGGCGGAGTGCGATGCCGTAAGCCACATCGACCTCGACATACCGCAAGGCAAGACCGTTGCGCTGGTGGGAGCGTCCGGAAGCGGCAAGACAACCATCGCAAGGCTCATTCCACGCTTCTGGGACGTGCGCGAAGGCACTTTGAGAATAGGCGGTGTGGACGTTCGGCACATGGATAAGGCAACGCTGATGCGCAACGTATCGTTCGTGTTTCAGAACACCCGACTGTTCAAGACCTCCATCTTGGAGAACATACGCTACGGCAATCCCGATGCAACCATCGAGCAGGTGAACCGCGCCATAGACCTCTCGCAGAGTCGGGAAATCATCGAGCGGCTACCACAGGGACTGAACACCGTGATAGGAGCGGAGGGAACATACCTCTCCGGCGGCGAACAACAGCGCATAGTGCTTGCCCGTGCCATTCTGAAAGATGCGCCCATCGTGGTGCTCGACGAAGCTACTGCCTTTTCCGACCCCGAAAACGAGCACCTTATCAGGCAGGCATTTGCCCACCTTACTTGCGGGAAAACCGTGCTCATGATAGCCCACCGACTGACCACCGTGCAAGATGCCGATAACATTGTCGTGGTGGACAAGGGCAGAATAGCCGAACAGGGCACTCACCGACAACTCATGGAGCAAGCCACATTATATTATAAGATGTGGAACGAATACCAAAAGTCGGTGGCATGGAAACTATAAACCTAAACCTAAACAGAAAGGACACAAGACAATGATAAAATATCTTCAACAACGGTTCGCCCTCACCGAAAAAGGAGCGAAAGACTTGCGGAAAGGCATCGCCTTCTCTACATTGATGAACCTCGCATTGATGCTACCGCCCACCTATTTGTTCTTCTTCCTCATGGAGTACATCGACTCCGAGACGCCCACCGAGCCGCACACGCTGTGGTTCTATGTGCTTGTGGCTTTGCTCTTGGCGGTGCTTATGTTCTTCATAGCCCTCCGACAGTACGACAGCACCTACACCACCGTCTACAACGAGAGTGCGCAACGCCGCATCGGAGTGGCAGAAAAACTACGCCGACTGCCCCTCGCTTTCTTCGGCGAGCGCAACCTTTCCGACCTCACCTCTACCGTGATGGAAGACTGTACGATGCTCGAGCAAACCTTCTCGCACGCTGTTCCCCAGCTGTTTGCGTCGGCTCTGAGCGTCGTCATCATCGCCGTGGGTATGTTCTCCTACAACTGGCACTTGGCTTTAGCTCTCTTTTGGGTTGTTCCGCTCGCCGTAACCACACTACTGCTGTCGCGCCGTCAGCTGCACAAAGCCTTCGTTCAGCACTATAAAGTGAAGCGTGGCGTAACCGAACAGATACAGGAAGGACTGGAATGTATGCAGGAAATAAGGTCGTACAGTGGTGAACAGGCATACTGCCGCAGCTTCGACAAGCGGCTGAAGGGCTACGAACGCGAGCTGGTGCGCGGCGAACTCGTGGCAGGAGTCTTCCTCAACCTCGCCGGAATGCTGCTCAAGCTCGGAATGCCCACCGTTATACTGGTGGGAGCGTGGCTGTTGCAGCAGGGCGAAGTGTCGGTATTCACCTACTTGGCTTACCTCTTGGCATCGGCAATGGTCTACAATCCCATTATCGAAGTGTGCAACTACCTTGCCCTTCTCTCCTTTCTCGATGTGCGTATCAACCGTATGAAGGAAATAGAAAACATGCCTACGCAGGAGGGAAGTGCAGCCGTACAACTCGAAAACTACGATATCGAGTTCCGCAACGTAAGTTTTGCCTACGAAACTGAGAAGCAAGTGCTGCACAATGTCTCGTTCACGGCACGCCAAGGCACCGTTACTGCCCTCGTGGGACCGTCGGGTGGGGGCAAAAGCACTACTGCCAAGCTCGCCGCACGCTTTTGGGACATTGCCGACGGACAAATTCTTGTGGGTGGAAACGACATCTCGAAGATTGACCCCGAAACGCTGCTGAAACACTATTCCATTGTTTTTCAGGACGTTTTGCTGTTCAATGCCTCTATTGCCGACA of Prevotella fusca JCM 17724 contains these proteins:
- a CDS encoding ABC transporter ATP-binding protein; translation: MSLVPFIFLWLVVRTLLTADGNLADTPVWDYAIAAFVVSVANVLLYFAALMLSHLSAFRIETNMRRTAMERLMRVPLGFFDTQNTGRMRKIIDEDSSQTHTFVAHILPDVAGSVVAPIGIIILLLAVDWQLGIAAMVPIVCAFGIMGYMMNPKNNDFQCMYLDAQEKMSAEAVEYVRGIPVVKVFQQTVFSFKRFHDSIINYRDLVIRYTLLWRTPMSAYTIAINAFAFLLVPTGIILIGHGGETAIIVSDMVLYVLIAPIIAANVMKAMHLSQNLFLANEAVDRLEKLTATPPLPESSEPEKASAFDVSLRNVSFRYEVAECDAVSHIDLDIPQGKTVALVGASGSGKTTIARLIPRFWDVREGTLRIGGVDVRHMDKATLMRNVSFVFQNTRLFKTSILENIRYGNPDATIEQVNRAIDLSQSREIIERLPQGLNTVIGAEGTYLSGGEQQRIVLARAILKDAPIVVLDEATAFSDPENEHLIRQAFAHLTCGKTVLMIAHRLTTVQDADNIVVVDKGRIAEQGTHRQLMEQATLYYKMWNEYQKSVAWKL
- a CDS encoding ABC transporter ATP-binding protein codes for the protein MIKYLQQRFALTEKGAKDLRKGIAFSTLMNLALMLPPTYLFFFLMEYIDSETPTEPHTLWFYVLVALLLAVLMFFIALRQYDSTYTTVYNESAQRRIGVAEKLRRLPLAFFGERNLSDLTSTVMEDCTMLEQTFSHAVPQLFASALSVVIIAVGMFSYNWHLALALFWVVPLAVTTLLLSRRQLHKAFVQHYKVKRGVTEQIQEGLECMQEIRSYSGEQAYCRSFDKRLKGYERELVRGELVAGVFLNLAGMLLKLGMPTVILVGAWLLQQGEVSVFTYLAYLLASAMVYNPIIEVCNYLALLSFLDVRINRMKEIENMPTQEGSAAVQLENYDIEFRNVSFAYETEKQVLHNVSFTARQGTVTALVGPSGGGKSTTAKLAARFWDIADGQILVGGNDISKIDPETLLKHYSIVFQDVLLFNASIADNIRIGKRNATDEEVRHVARLAQCDDFISRMPQGYDTVIGENGETLSGGERQRISIARALLKNAPIILLDEATASLDAENETKIQAGISELVRNKTVIIIAHRMRTVRNADHIVVLSGGTVSEQGTPNELLARNGEFAHMVRLQQDKRQ
- a CDS encoding TetR/AcrR family transcriptional regulator, giving the protein MQTLKDDIRQRIVAVAREEFIAHGARSTSIRTVARRAGIAAGNVYNYFRSKDELFCEVLRPLLNELNRYILSHNEERHLSIEVFDALDFQNEYIGAMKRMVRLYRLELRLLLFNAEGTSLAGYKERIAEHQLKAGKEYLRLMKARYPHINIDISPFFLHIASSMWVNIFCELVEHEEYDESEVNRALEQYAAYSMAGWRELMKP
- a CDS encoding helix-turn-helix domain-containing protein, producing MMEMAKDLNMESDEMQLVVSALRGVKKRIVEVAETHKPIFSGELFLTGKEVCERLYISPRTLQDYRDRKVIPYTQIAGKILYKASDLEKMLEENYK